In Paenibacillus ihbetae, the following are encoded in one genomic region:
- a CDS encoding manganese catalase family protein has translation MFIHMKELQYRAKPERPDPVFARKLQEVLGGQYGEMSVMMQYLFQGFNCRAEQKYRDMLLDIGTEEIAHVEMLSTMIAQLLDGAPADQVDEAAKDPAIAAALGGMNPQHAIVSGLGAMPTDSNGYPWNSKYIIASGNLLADFRANLNAESQGLLQVVRLYEQTTDPGVRDMLSFMIARDIMHQNQWLAAIEEIEAIDGPIAPASFPRERTVTEATRQFMNFSVGEESSMGRWANGPLPDGTGNFEYVANPTAYGEAPVLKPAAKHQHSTLGTGPYVVNETVKN, from the coding sequence ATGTTTATTCACATGAAAGAACTTCAATACCGCGCAAAACCGGAAAGACCGGATCCGGTGTTTGCCCGAAAGCTTCAGGAAGTGCTGGGTGGACAGTATGGCGAGATGTCCGTCATGATGCAGTACCTCTTCCAAGGTTTCAACTGCCGTGCGGAGCAAAAATATCGGGACATGCTGCTTGATATCGGGACGGAGGAGATCGCGCACGTCGAAATGCTGAGCACGATGATCGCTCAGCTGCTGGACGGTGCACCGGCGGATCAAGTCGACGAAGCGGCCAAGGATCCGGCGATCGCTGCCGCGCTCGGCGGTATGAATCCGCAGCATGCGATCGTGTCGGGACTTGGCGCAATGCCGACCGACAGCAACGGCTATCCGTGGAACAGCAAGTATATTATCGCGAGCGGCAACCTGCTGGCGGATTTCCGGGCCAACCTGAATGCGGAATCCCAGGGGCTGCTTCAAGTTGTGCGACTGTACGAACAGACGACGGATCCTGGCGTTCGGGATATGCTGTCGTTCATGATTGCGCGTGATATTATGCACCAGAATCAATGGCTGGCGGCCATCGAGGAGATCGAAGCAATCGACGGACCGATCGCACCGGCGTCATTCCCTCGGGAGCGTACGGTTACGGAGGCGACACGGCAATTCATGAACTTCTCCGTAGGGGAGGAGAGCAGTATGGGGCGCTGGGCGAACGGGCCGCTGCCGGACGGTACGGGCAACTTCGAGTATGTGGCGAACCCGACGGCCTACGGGGAAGCGCCTGTTCTGAAGCCGGCTGCCAAGCATCAGCATTCGACGCTTGGAACCGGGCCATACGTCGTGAACGAAACCGTGAAGAATTAA
- a CDS encoding glycosyltransferase, protein MVTISLCLIVKNEEQVLERCLHSVKEVVDEIIIVDTGSTDHTLEIAARYTDRIYHFDWIDDFSAARNYSFSHATKEYILWLDADDWLQPADLEKFKALKQNLDPTVDSICMDYYISFDPLGKPTTVVKRNRLVKRSKHFQWRDPVHEVLEVTGNIVLSDIAVSHDRVHADSGRNLRIYENLFAKGVTLSRRQLLHYAMELSANGYYKKAIEIYETMICDTTGYYEEKLDACDRMAHCYHELGQKEQELQSLLRTLHFDVPRAEYVCRIAYYFQELNDFEKAVHWYELALKLDKPGNRLYSVNQAAWTWFPHLQLTFCYGKLGQLEKAYEHNERALAYAPDDPDILYNKQLLEEKLGRKKQR, encoded by the coding sequence ATGGTAACAATCAGCTTGTGCTTAATTGTAAAAAATGAGGAGCAAGTGCTGGAGCGGTGCTTGCATTCGGTAAAGGAGGTTGTTGACGAAATTATCATCGTCGATACGGGGTCAACGGACCATACGCTCGAAATTGCAGCCAGATATACGGATCGAATCTATCACTTTGATTGGATTGATGATTTTTCAGCTGCAAGAAACTATTCATTTTCTCATGCCACGAAGGAGTATATTTTATGGCTGGATGCTGACGACTGGCTGCAGCCGGCCGATCTGGAAAAGTTCAAGGCACTCAAACAAAATTTGGATCCAACGGTGGACTCCATATGCATGGATTACTATATTTCCTTCGATCCCCTGGGTAAGCCTACGACAGTTGTTAAAAGAAACCGGCTGGTCAAGCGATCCAAACATTTTCAATGGCGTGACCCGGTTCATGAGGTTTTGGAGGTTACGGGAAATATTGTATTATCGGACATTGCCGTCAGCCATGACCGCGTACATGCGGATTCCGGGCGGAACTTGCGTATTTATGAGAACCTTTTTGCCAAAGGAGTTACCCTTTCCAGACGCCAATTACTGCATTATGCAATGGAATTGTCGGCGAACGGCTACTATAAGAAGGCCATCGAAATCTATGAAACGATGATTTGTGATACGACCGGATATTATGAGGAAAAATTGGATGCTTGTGATCGCATGGCGCATTGTTACCACGAGCTCGGGCAAAAAGAACAAGAGCTGCAATCCCTGTTAAGGACGTTACATTTCGACGTTCCGCGGGCCGAATATGTGTGCCGGATCGCGTACTATTTCCAAGAACTCAACGATTTTGAAAAAGCGGTCCATTGGTACGAGCTGGCGCTCAAGCTGGATAAGCCGGGCAATCGATTATACAGCGTTAATCAGGCGGCCTGGACATGGTTTCCCCATCTGCAGCTGACGTTTTGTTATGGAAAACTCGGGCAGCTGGAGAAAGCTTATGAACATAATGAGAGGGCGCTGGCGTACGCTCCGGATGATCCGGACATTTTGTACAATAAACAATTGCTGGAGGAGAAGCTCGGCCGGAAAAAGCAGCGGTAG
- a CDS encoding AraC family transcriptional regulator, translating to MGTPIDVRQIRGADWYEEADLTKRAWRLSLMTYGTCVYWMNGDKQIMKKGELLLIPAGVPFYAKSIPTVTHTQLVVEWTEDAPQTLSVLGREEVLKHKPGCYELLLERMNWIHQQWQERPSYYAMMIEALLTEVLIYISRELDKGVIPPEKHLHAERMKSYIERHYREKITKEELGDVIGKTPNYAATLFKRVTGQTISQYVHAQRMKRAAYLLTESQLTVQEIAVFLGYQDLSYFYRIHKRITGSAPSDLLHERPRTV from the coding sequence ATGGGCACTCCGATAGATGTAAGGCAAATTCGCGGCGCCGATTGGTATGAGGAAGCGGATCTAACGAAGAGAGCATGGCGGTTAAGCCTTATGACATATGGAACATGCGTTTATTGGATGAATGGAGACAAGCAGATCATGAAGAAGGGGGAGCTTCTGCTTATTCCGGCAGGCGTTCCGTTTTATGCCAAAAGCATCCCGACCGTAACGCATACGCAGCTCGTCGTTGAATGGACGGAAGACGCGCCCCAGACTTTATCCGTGCTCGGACGGGAAGAGGTTCTGAAGCATAAGCCGGGCTGTTACGAACTGCTCTTGGAGCGCATGAATTGGATCCATCAGCAATGGCAGGAGCGCCCATCGTATTATGCCATGATGATAGAAGCATTATTGACAGAAGTATTGATTTATATCAGCCGCGAGCTCGACAAGGGCGTCATTCCGCCTGAAAAGCACTTGCATGCCGAACGGATGAAGTCCTATATCGAGCGGCATTACCGGGAAAAAATAACAAAAGAGGAGCTGGGCGATGTCATTGGCAAAACCCCCAATTACGCGGCGACGCTCTTTAAGCGCGTAACGGGGCAGACGATCAGCCAATACGTGCACGCGCAGCGGATGAAACGGGCAGCGTATTTGTTAACGGAATCGCAGCTGACGGTACAGGAGATTGCCGTATTTCTAGGATATCAGGACCTCTCCTACTTCTATCGAATCCATAAGCGTATCACGGGCAGCGCTCCGTCGGATTTATTGCATGAGCGTCCGCGGACGGTATAA
- the pyk gene encoding pyruvate kinase: MLKTKIICTMGPACDSIEVLKAMIQEGMTVARLNMAHGELEDHVARIRNVRQAASELNKYVPIMMDIKGPEVRIGKLKEPSCLLEPGQELILTTEEILGDARRISVNYAELHQVVKPGDRILIDDGLVDLNVLHIDGKDIHCKIISGGVLKPRKGVNLPGITTTLPGVTERDVKHIGFGLENGIEIIAASFVRHGDNIREIRRILKERGADHVQIIAKIENEEGMQNLDDIIEASDGIMVARGDLGVEVPVEEVPMMQKEMIDKCNLAGKPVIVATHMLESMQVNPRPTRSEVSDVANAVIQGADVVMLSGESAAGKYPVESVRTMAAVASRAETMIDYKDQFAFKSRQQVANITEVISQGAVSSSLVLNAKAIITATESGFTARMISKYRPKAPIIAVTQHEEVLAKICLLSGVIPVKGDKVTTTDEMFESATRNAIKTGYIEKGDIIVLSAGVPIGQSGNTNLIKVLQV; the protein is encoded by the coding sequence ATGCTCAAAACAAAAATCATTTGTACGATGGGACCTGCGTGCGATTCCATCGAGGTGTTGAAAGCTATGATTCAAGAGGGAATGACCGTTGCCCGTTTGAATATGGCCCACGGGGAGCTGGAAGATCACGTGGCCCGGATCCGGAATGTTCGTCAGGCCGCGTCCGAATTAAACAAGTATGTGCCTATCATGATGGACATTAAAGGACCGGAAGTTCGGATCGGGAAGCTGAAAGAGCCTTCCTGCCTGCTGGAGCCGGGTCAGGAGCTCATCTTGACGACGGAGGAGATTCTAGGCGATGCCCGCCGCATCTCGGTCAACTATGCAGAGCTTCACCAAGTCGTTAAACCGGGAGACCGCATTCTCATCGATGATGGTCTCGTAGACCTGAACGTTCTCCATATCGACGGGAAGGACATCCATTGCAAAATCATTAGCGGCGGCGTGCTCAAACCGCGCAAAGGCGTCAATTTGCCGGGCATAACAACGACGCTTCCCGGGGTCACCGAACGGGACGTGAAGCATATCGGCTTCGGTCTGGAGAACGGCATTGAGATCATTGCCGCCTCTTTCGTACGCCATGGCGACAACATTCGCGAGATTCGCCGCATCCTTAAAGAACGCGGCGCAGACCATGTGCAGATCATCGCCAAGATCGAGAATGAAGAGGGCATGCAGAACCTGGATGACATCATTGAAGCATCCGACGGCATCATGGTGGCCCGGGGAGACCTTGGCGTCGAAGTGCCGGTTGAAGAAGTGCCTATGATGCAAAAAGAAATGATCGATAAATGCAACCTCGCCGGCAAACCGGTTATCGTGGCCACGCACATGCTTGAATCCATGCAGGTCAATCCCCGCCCAACCCGCTCCGAGGTGAGTGACGTTGCTAACGCGGTCATTCAAGGCGCAGACGTCGTCATGCTGTCCGGGGAATCCGCCGCGGGCAAATATCCGGTGGAATCCGTGCGCACAATGGCCGCCGTCGCCAGCCGCGCCGAGACGATGATCGATTACAAAGATCAATTCGCCTTCAAATCCAGGCAGCAAGTGGCCAACATTACGGAAGTCATCAGCCAGGGAGCGGTCAGCTCTTCCCTTGTCTTGAATGCGAAAGCCATTATTACGGCGACGGAGAGCGGATTTACTGCACGGATGATATCGAAGTACCGGCCAAAAGCCCCGATCATCGCCGTCACGCAGCATGAAGAAGTGCTGGCCAAAATCTGCCTCCTCTCCGGCGTCATCCCGGTAAAAGGCGACAAGGTCACGACAACGGATGAAATGTTCGAATCCGCGACCCGCAATGCCATTAAGACAGGCTACATCGAAAAAGGCGATATTATTGTATTGTCCGCCGGCGTGCCGATCGGCCAATCCGGCAACACGAATCTGATTAAGGTGCTGCAAGTTTAA
- a CDS encoding YbjQ family protein, translating to MIISTTSTLEGYPVQRYVGVVTGEVIMGANVVRDFLASITDIVGGRSGAYENKLQEARDAAMAEMKQQADHMGANAILAVDIDYEVIREGMLMVAVSGTAVVV from the coding sequence ATGATAATTTCAACGACATCTACCCTTGAAGGTTACCCGGTTCAACGTTATGTCGGCGTCGTGACAGGCGAAGTGATTATGGGCGCTAACGTGGTGAGGGATTTTCTCGCCTCGATCACCGACATTGTCGGAGGGCGTTCGGGTGCATATGAGAACAAGCTGCAGGAAGCAAGGGACGCAGCCATGGCCGAAATGAAACAGCAAGCCGACCATATGGGGGCCAATGCGATTTTGGCTGTCGACATCGATTACGAGGTCATTCGTGAAGGCATGCTGATGGTCGCCGTCAGCGGAACAGCCGTGGTTGTCTAA
- a CDS encoding MerR family transcriptional regulator, whose protein sequence is MLYTVKEVSTLSGVTVKALHHYHKIGLLMPAEISDAGYRLYGKRELERLQEILFYRELDIPLDKIKELLEGSQNRRTILSEQEELLAARLDRLGAVLGTLRKSMNELEGGQPMRPEEMFKGFDSDEAWKEALKEQNDYLKDAYDVDLLQDGQTQVNAADLNEQAAEASAFMTAMAESLTSGIKHDDERVQRLIGKHLAFLNAHGHSVTPADFAAQTKFFLQDDFHLRMLEEQQTGLAYYLHAAGEQYAALA, encoded by the coding sequence ATGCTGTACACGGTAAAGGAGGTGTCGACGCTGTCGGGCGTGACCGTCAAGGCACTGCACCATTACCATAAAATCGGCCTTTTAATGCCCGCCGAAATCAGCGACGCCGGCTACCGATTGTACGGGAAGCGCGAGCTCGAACGATTGCAGGAAATTTTATTCTACCGGGAGCTCGACATTCCGCTGGATAAAATCAAAGAGCTGCTGGAAGGCTCGCAGAACCGCCGAACCATCCTGTCGGAGCAGGAGGAGCTGCTTGCAGCCCGCCTGGACCGGCTAGGTGCGGTATTGGGCACGCTCAGGAAATCCATGAACGAACTGGAGGGAGGACAGCCGATGAGGCCGGAAGAAATGTTCAAAGGCTTTGATAGCGATGAAGCCTGGAAGGAAGCGTTAAAGGAACAAAATGATTACTTGAAGGACGCCTATGACGTCGATTTGCTTCAGGATGGGCAGACACAGGTCAATGCTGCGGATCTGAACGAGCAAGCGGCAGAGGCCTCCGCATTCATGACAGCGATGGCCGAGTCGTTAACATCCGGGATCAAGCATGACGATGAGCGCGTTCAGCGCCTGATCGGCAAGCATTTGGCATTCTTGAACGCCCACGGACATTCAGTAACGCCCGCGGATTTTGCGGCGCAGACGAAATTTTTTCTTCAGGATGACTTCCACCTTCGGATGCTGGAGGAGCAGCAGACCGGTCTTGCTTATTATCTTCATGCAGCGGGAGAGCAATATGCCGCCCTTGCCTAA
- a CDS encoding phosphotransferase enzyme family protein yields the protein MHSWQGASRQSFGLIHYDFQLDNVFYRADQRLFQVIDFDDSMYHWYAMDIASALADTDCRIQQEAFLEGYRSIRSLEPETEEELPRFRRFGRLYSFARILRSLGHSDLVLDDAPFWYKGLRDKRIAYCDDDRRSFSEPW from the coding sequence GTGCATTCCTGGCAAGGTGCGTCCAGACAGAGCTTCGGCTTGATCCACTATGATTTTCAATTAGATAACGTATTCTATCGAGCGGATCAGCGCTTGTTCCAAGTTATCGATTTTGACGACTCGATGTATCATTGGTATGCCATGGATATCGCATCTGCGCTGGCGGACACGGATTGCCGGATCCAGCAGGAGGCGTTTCTTGAAGGCTATCGCTCCATCCGGAGCCTGGAGCCGGAGACCGAAGAGGAGCTGCCGAGGTTTCGACGGTTTGGACGCTTGTATAGCTTTGCCAGAATTCTGCGTTCCTTGGGGCATAGCGATCTCGTTCTTGACGATGCGCCCTTTTGGTATAAGGGGCTTCGAGATAAACGGATTGCCTATTGCGACGACGATCGCCGCAGCTTCAGTGAACCATGGTAA
- a CDS encoding N-acetylneuraminate lyase: MNLVTGERSKFKGIFTALLTPMHEDGSIDFESLSRLVEHQISLGITGFYVGGSTGEAFILTTEERKQVLESVVKTVNGRVIVIAHIGCISTMESVKLARHAEELGVDAVSAVVPFYYKVTTKEIREHYETIMSAVPLPMLVYHYPGATSVSLTMDFYTDMSSHSQCIGVKFTSMNLFEMQQIRALCHERFMIFNGHDEVYLSGACAGADGAIGSTFNMMPGPFIQMHDHISTAQRPDMSLLQSLQTEANAVISHMIQYEVIAYEKYILYLQGVLRSPKIRLPLKQLTDGERRGIDDFYRNCALLQDHRVNA, encoded by the coding sequence TTGAACCTGGTAACTGGAGAACGAAGCAAGTTTAAAGGCATATTTACCGCATTATTGACCCCTATGCACGAGGACGGATCCATCGATTTCGAGTCGTTATCGCGTTTGGTGGAGCATCAGATCTCGCTGGGAATTACGGGCTTCTATGTTGGAGGAAGCACCGGAGAAGCGTTTATTTTGACGACGGAAGAACGGAAGCAGGTGCTTGAGTCCGTCGTCAAGACGGTGAACGGCCGGGTGATCGTGATCGCGCATATCGGCTGCATCAGCACCATGGAATCGGTTAAGCTTGCCCGCCACGCGGAAGAGCTTGGCGTAGATGCCGTATCGGCCGTCGTCCCGTTCTATTATAAAGTAACGACGAAAGAGATCCGGGAGCATTATGAAACGATCATGTCCGCCGTGCCGCTGCCCATGCTGGTCTATCATTACCCGGGTGCTACCAGCGTGAGTCTGACGATGGATTTTTACACGGACATGAGCAGTCATTCCCAATGTATCGGCGTGAAATTTACGTCCATGAACCTGTTTGAGATGCAGCAAATCCGCGCCTTATGCCATGAGCGGTTCATGATCTTTAACGGGCATGACGAGGTATATTTAAGCGGGGCTTGTGCCGGAGCCGACGGCGCGATCGGGAGCACCTTCAATATGATGCCGGGACCATTCATTCAAATGCACGATCATATCAGCACTGCCCAAAGGCCTGATATGAGCCTCCTACAGTCTTTGCAGACGGAGGCCAATGCGGTGATCTCGCACATGATCCAATACGAAGTTATTGCGTATGAAAAGTATATTTTATACCTCCAAGGGGTACTGCGCTCCCCGAAGATACGCCTGCCTTTGAAGCAGCTGACGGATGGGGAAAGGCGGGGGATTGATGATTTCTATCGGAATTGCGCCCTGCTGCAGGACCACCGTGTCAACGCTTAA
- a CDS encoding sialidase family protein, whose protein sequence is MAIERFAISRDEEWYEAWPDVTLTAAGKLVCVFSQCTHHGDRSATRLMLTESTDKGRTWSDKKPFTAWTKGLPYWNCARISRLRDDRLVIVADEIREKKENGGRNYIWIGDAEGNRWSGPIETPVTGIVPDKLCELASGRWLLSAHERNAETGVSEQRLWYSDNQGEDWYGPVTVASHPDLKLCEGSILPLPDGTLVAFLRENSGQGLDCYKSISYDQGETWSGPYRVPIPGCHRPVAGMLQSGNIMIAYRFMQGGKGWLGTWTQNFFVALTDQESAKAAERREQWTRIMPIDYDRSPAADLGYSGWVQFEDGEIYVVQYIADDAPKAQIRGYSFYEDDFLLRPNP, encoded by the coding sequence ATGGCGATTGAAAGGTTTGCGATCAGCAGAGACGAGGAATGGTATGAGGCATGGCCCGATGTCACGCTTACTGCAGCAGGCAAGCTGGTATGCGTATTTTCCCAATGCACGCATCACGGCGACCGGTCGGCTACGCGGCTGATGCTGACTGAAAGTACGGATAAAGGAAGAACCTGGAGTGATAAAAAGCCGTTCACGGCATGGACGAAAGGACTTCCCTATTGGAATTGCGCCCGGATTTCGAGGCTGCGGGATGACCGGCTCGTTATCGTCGCAGATGAGATTAGGGAGAAGAAGGAGAACGGGGGACGGAATTATATATGGATTGGAGATGCCGAAGGGAACCGCTGGTCCGGGCCAATCGAGACGCCGGTTACCGGTATCGTGCCGGATAAGCTGTGCGAGCTTGCATCCGGGCGGTGGCTGCTGTCCGCCCATGAGCGAAATGCGGAGACAGGCGTCAGCGAGCAGCGTCTATGGTACTCGGATAACCAAGGCGAAGATTGGTACGGACCGGTTACTGTGGCCTCGCATCCGGATCTGAAGCTGTGCGAAGGAAGCATACTCCCGCTTCCGGATGGAACCCTGGTCGCCTTCCTGCGGGAGAACTCCGGACAGGGGCTCGATTGTTACAAATCGATTTCCTATGACCAAGGCGAGACCTGGAGCGGACCCTACCGCGTCCCCATCCCCGGTTGTCATCGTCCGGTTGCGGGGATGCTGCAGAGCGGAAACATTATGATCGCATACCGTTTCATGCAAGGCGGCAAAGGCTGGCTCGGCACCTGGACGCAGAACTTCTTTGTCGCACTGACGGATCAGGAATCGGCAAAGGCGGCCGAGCGGCGGGAGCAGTGGACGAGAATCATGCCCATCGATTATGACCGCAGCCCGGCAGCCGATCTCGGTTATTCGGGATGGGTGCAATTTGAAGATGGGGAGATCTATGTTGTCCAATATATTGCCGACGATGCGCCGAAAGCGCAAATCCGCGGGTACAGCTTTTATGAGGATGATTTTCTGTTAAGACCTAATCCATAA
- a CDS encoding exo-alpha-sialidase, whose product MRPLRKAFIGWMVFIVIAACFPHGPVSLSKAAEAEAAADGEAQFRNIDLFVAGTEGYHTFRIPTVLTTMDGTLLAFAEGRKNSASDTGDIDLVLKRSMDGGTTWGPLQKVCDMGTDTCGNPTAVQDESNGRIWLFMNHNYGDDTIEEINNGTSRGVRTIWSAYSDDDGASWSEPVNRFEEVQPPDIRWDATGPASGIQLRHGPNQGRLVIPAIGRNIQSDDHGITWYQSGYIQADTNEATVVELTDGTLMRNDRLSANKERKRRAISTSRDQGATWSPVHYAPELIDPVVQASIVRYLPADNDLGSKLLIFANPASENVRENMTVRLSHDDGATWPVAKTVYSGHSAYSSLTVLPDGTIGLLFEGGGYTPYDKIMFATFNLAWFETEDAQLDDLVFSEGSLSPVFRSDIEHYRLTLYEGTEAVTVTPIASKDGVEVEIAGEPAAPGVPRTIRLGELDKLLVTARLGHRTRTYTIEVDRSRPRPELLLHWDFEQVSVGGVTDVTGRGHTGLLKNGAVIQPGAVRSDGQGHVLHLDATQRSHVEITNADGLHFGTGDFTFATWVNPATLSRQRHLLIWYGTAGRGVPQWWMSVEQNGAVRMNLNGLPLNREVGIATPSGLVKPGEWTHVAGVRQGGNLLVYVNGELAATSAQFDGAAMNVTNEDAPPLVGFDKGAVANRDWNGSLDDVRIYHHALDPSDIRKLYQLPFDAAAPVTKAVITPNEPDGMNGWYTSDVTVEFTAADQDSKVTDTEYRLNGGEWTNYTGAVSVSAEGITTMEYRSRDGAGNVEETRSLVIPIDKTEPELTVNPNLDALWPPNRKWVPIEMTLDTKDESSGIASIALVSVTTEGTPDRLEGIRDADIGTADTSFQLLAANHRRGAKRAYIITYEARDKAGHSTTKTITVEVTRTVKEDER is encoded by the coding sequence ATGAGGCCGCTTCGCAAGGCGTTTATTGGCTGGATGGTGTTTATTGTTATTGCTGCCTGCTTCCCTCATGGCCCCGTTAGCTTGAGTAAAGCTGCCGAAGCTGAGGCCGCGGCCGACGGGGAAGCGCAGTTTCGCAATATCGATTTGTTCGTGGCAGGAACGGAAGGGTATCATACGTTTCGCATTCCGACCGTGTTGACGACCATGGACGGAACCCTGCTGGCGTTCGCCGAGGGGCGGAAAAACAGCGCTTCCGATACGGGAGACATCGACCTTGTGCTAAAGCGCAGTATGGACGGCGGCACGACATGGGGGCCGCTCCAAAAGGTCTGCGATATGGGCACGGATACCTGCGGCAATCCAACAGCGGTACAAGATGAGAGCAATGGCCGCATATGGTTATTTATGAACCATAATTATGGCGACGACACGATCGAGGAGATCAACAATGGAACGAGCAGGGGCGTTCGCACGATTTGGAGCGCATACAGCGACGATGACGGAGCTTCCTGGTCGGAGCCGGTTAATCGGTTTGAGGAGGTGCAGCCGCCTGATATAAGGTGGGATGCAACAGGGCCTGCAAGCGGCATTCAGCTTCGGCATGGACCTAACCAAGGGCGGCTGGTGATTCCGGCGATTGGCCGGAACATCCAGAGCGACGATCATGGCATAACCTGGTATCAGAGCGGCTATATTCAAGCGGATACGAACGAGGCCACCGTGGTGGAATTGACGGACGGCACTTTGATGCGGAACGACCGCTTGTCCGCCAACAAAGAACGGAAACGGAGGGCAATCTCGACAAGCAGAGACCAAGGAGCGACTTGGTCACCTGTGCACTATGCGCCTGAGCTGATTGATCCGGTTGTGCAAGCGAGCATTGTGCGTTATTTGCCGGCCGATAATGATCTTGGCAGCAAGCTGCTGATTTTCGCCAATCCGGCCAGCGAGAACGTCAGGGAAAATATGACGGTCCGCCTAAGCCATGACGACGGAGCCACCTGGCCGGTAGCGAAAACGGTATACAGCGGACATTCCGCCTACTCCTCGCTCACCGTGCTGCCGGACGGAACGATAGGTCTGTTGTTTGAAGGCGGGGGTTATACGCCTTATGACAAAATCATGTTTGCAACCTTCAATCTGGCTTGGTTCGAAACGGAGGATGCGCAGCTGGACGACCTGGTGTTCTCGGAAGGCTCGCTGTCCCCCGTGTTTAGGAGCGATATCGAGCATTACCGCCTTACATTGTATGAAGGAACCGAAGCGGTGACGGTTACGCCGATCGCTTCGAAAGATGGCGTCGAAGTTGAAATAGCGGGCGAGCCGGCAGCGCCAGGAGTGCCAAGAACGATCCGGCTTGGCGAACTTGATAAGCTTCTCGTTACGGCCAGGCTTGGGCACCGCACGCGCACCTATACGATTGAGGTGGATAGGTCCAGACCGCGTCCGGAGCTGCTGCTGCACTGGGACTTCGAGCAGGTAAGCGTTGGAGGCGTGACGGATGTGACAGGCAGAGGACATACCGGCTTGTTGAAGAACGGCGCGGTAATCCAGCCGGGGGCGGTGCGTTCCGATGGACAGGGCCATGTTCTGCATCTGGATGCCACGCAGCGTTCGCACGTCGAGATCACGAACGCCGATGGTCTCCATTTTGGAACCGGCGATTTTACCTTCGCGACCTGGGTCAACCCGGCGACGCTTTCCCGGCAGCGGCATCTGTTGATATGGTACGGAACGGCCGGCCGGGGCGTCCCGCAGTGGTGGATGTCGGTTGAACAGAACGGTGCGGTTCGGATGAATCTGAACGGTCTGCCGCTGAACAGGGAGGTTGGCATCGCAACGCCGTCCGGTCTGGTCAAGCCCGGGGAATGGACGCATGTCGCCGGTGTCCGGCAGGGCGGCAATCTTCTGGTGTACGTTAACGGGGAACTGGCTGCAACGTCGGCCCAATTTGACGGTGCTGCTATGAATGTGACGAACGAAGACGCTCCGCCGCTGGTCGGCTTTGATAAAGGCGCAGTTGCCAATCGGGATTGGAACGGCAGTCTGGACGATGTAAGGATATATCACCATGCTTTGGATCCATCCGACATCAGGAAGCTGTATCAGCTTCCGTTCGACGCAGCCGCACCGGTTACGAAGGCTGTCATTACGCCGAATGAGCCGGACGGAATGAATGGCTGGTATACGTCCGATGTGACGGTGGAGTTTACGGCAGCGGATCAAGACTCCAAGGTGACTGACACGGAATATCGGCTGAACGGCGGGGAATGGACGAATTATACAGGAGCTGTCTCGGTCTCTGCGGAAGGAATCACCACAATGGAGTACCGGAGCCGGGACGGAGCCGGCAATGTGGAAGAGACCCGGTCCTTAGTGATTCCCATCGACAAGACGGAGCCGGAGCTTACGGTCAATCCGAACCTGGACGCCCTCTGGCCGCCAAATCGCAAATGGGTGCCGATCGAGATGACGCTCGACACCAAGGATGAATCATCCGGAATCGCTTCGATTGCATTGGTGTCTGTCACAACCGAAGGCACGCCGGACCGTCTTGAAGGGATTCGGGATGCGGACATCGGAACAGCGGATACGTCCTTTCAGCTGTTGGCCGCAAACCATCGGCGCGGAGCGAAGCGGGCGTACATCATTACCTATGAAGCAAGGGATAAGGCCGGGCATTCAACCACGAAGACAATAACTGTGGAAGTGACGAGAACAGTTAAGGAGGATGAACGTTAA